From the genome of Muricauda sp. SCSIO 64092, one region includes:
- a CDS encoding FHA domain-containing protein yields MEAFTIGRNEKNHLALNHKTVSGVHAEVEISNDFKSFLLKDLDSSNGTRVNGRRIVTKNLQKKDKIEFGEEKVLGKDLISQVEKYVLKNRQDFSEEFGNLRSVEKNFKTKRDSIRKYFKLQSLGIRILITAFVIVLINVLKIEREIKTILTISAGLMGTVLATLSASEKKQNERLEELQDEFYLNFLCPKCKMDLSKRSWNYWKNQEKCPKCKCDWVAP; encoded by the coding sequence ATGGAAGCATTTACAATAGGGAGGAACGAAAAAAACCACCTCGCCCTTAATCACAAAACGGTAAGCGGCGTTCATGCAGAAGTGGAGATATCCAATGACTTCAAGTCCTTTTTGCTCAAGGATTTGGATTCTTCCAACGGTACCAGGGTCAATGGCCGGAGAATAGTAACAAAAAACCTTCAGAAAAAGGACAAAATTGAATTTGGCGAGGAAAAGGTACTGGGCAAGGACCTGATTTCCCAAGTGGAAAAATATGTACTTAAGAACAGGCAGGATTTTAGTGAGGAGTTTGGGAATCTAAGATCGGTGGAGAAAAACTTCAAAACCAAAAGGGATAGTATCAGAAAGTACTTTAAACTGCAATCCCTGGGTATCCGTATTTTAATAACGGCCTTTGTCATTGTCCTTATCAATGTTCTTAAAATAGAACGGGAAATAAAGACCATACTTACAATTTCCGCTGGTCTAATGGGTACTGTACTGGCTACCCTATCGGCCTCCGAAAAGAAGCAGAACGAACGACTTGAAGAACTTCAAGATGAGTTTTATCTTAACTTTTTATGTCCAAAATGTAAAATGGATTTAAGCAAGAGAAGCTGGAACTATTGGAAAAATCAAGAAAAATGTCCCAAGTGCAAATGCGATTGGGTTGCCCCATAA
- a CDS encoding FHA domain-containing protein translates to MNYTCKACGTRVKIPEEWLLLGLNKRITCKTCGKQVNLILSKYKKTDTVASNPPKPGTVIMGGDSPTLPSRTFKVSIAKESTGETLTIKEIANNNAYIIGRSEKTIKAYDPKAIPILIPTEFDPAVSRIHVLMKVKSKGAHGQVIVQDLKSRNKTILVAHGTAQELDPRDQVFLEPGDKIKIGLHTVITLVSS, encoded by the coding sequence ATGAATTATACCTGTAAAGCATGTGGCACCAGGGTTAAAATCCCTGAAGAATGGCTCCTATTGGGGCTGAACAAACGAATAACGTGCAAAACATGTGGAAAACAGGTGAATTTGATCCTTTCCAAATACAAAAAGACGGACACCGTTGCCTCCAATCCACCAAAACCGGGAACGGTTATAATGGGGGGTGACAGCCCTACTTTGCCAAGTAGGACCTTTAAGGTTTCCATCGCCAAAGAAAGCACGGGAGAAACCCTTACCATTAAAGAAATTGCGAACAATAATGCCTATATCATTGGCCGAAGTGAAAAAACCATAAAAGCGTATGACCCCAAAGCCATACCCATACTTATTCCTACGGAATTTGACCCGGCAGTGTCCCGAATACACGTGCTAATGAAGGTCAAATCCAAAGGAGCCCATGGACAGGTGATCGTACAGGATCTAAAGAGTAGGAACAAGACCATTTTGGTAGCCCATGGAACAGCGCAGGAATTGGATCCAAGGGACCAGGTTTTTTTAGAGCCCGGAGATAAAATAAAGATTGGTTTACATACGGTCATAACCTTAGTTTCCAGCTAG